ACATGCCACGCATGAACAAATGTTCTGCTGTTTCCTTCAGATGCTTGTTTTCATGGAGTCGTTTGAAGTAAACTGAATCGATTTTCCCCAACAGACTTACCCCGAATAGACTTCCGTAGTATAGCTGTGCCTGGCACGTCAGGTTCCCGGCAGCGGCAGCCACCGGGAGCACAGCAGTCCCACTCATCTCCCGGAGACATAGCTTCATCCCCTCAGGGCTTGGACAATCCCGCCTTGCTCCGAGACATGTTGCTGGCCAACCCCCATGAGCTGTCCTTGCTGAAGGAACGCAATCCGCCCCTGGCAGACGCTCTGCTCAGCGGAGATCTTGGTAAGCTTATCAGTTTGGAAGGCCATCAGGCTGACCTGAGGTGAAGTGCTTGTGTCACAGCCAATGTGGAGAAACTCAGGCCTAGCTAGTGTGTTCAGCCCACTGTGTCACATGATTCCTTGAACATACGTGTTGGTCTAGGAGAGAGAAATTAGTGCTGATGTCAAAGGCTAAGTTAATTGGCAATAGCAACAGAATTTCAGGGCTACAGAGAGTTCAGAAGTCCAGGTAGACCAGCCCCTTCCATTTACATGTTTTTCCCTAATTATTTTAGCAGCATATACCCAGGTACTGATATTTTGACccttaattaaagaaaataccagTAAGTCAGCTGGTGACTTTCAGTTCCAGGAAACAGCCAGAGCCATCAGCCTGGATGGCAAAATGGAACCCCCTTATTCTCTCACCCCCCCCTAAGTTTAATGATAGCAGGGTTGTTACCAACAGTTTTTTTGgagccattctttttttttgggggggggggaaggggaacaggactttattggggaacagtgtgtacttccaggacttttttttttccaagtcaagttgttgtcctttcaatcttagttgtggagggtgcccttcagcttcaagttgttgtcctttcagtcttagttgtggagggcgcagctcagctccaggtccaattgccgttgctagttgcagggggcacggcccaccatcccttgcaggagtcgaaccggcaaccttgtggttgagaggacacgctccaaccaactgagccatctgggagctcagcggcagctcagctcaaggtgctgtgtttcaatcttagttgcaggggtcgctgcccaccatcccttgcgggactcgaggaatcgaactggcaaccttgtggttgagagcccactggcccatgtgggaatcgaaccggcagccttcggagttaggagcatggagctctaaccgcctgagccaccgagccggccccgccattcttttatttaacagGACATTTATTTTTAGTCATCTTCATGAATAAAGTTTTCTCTGTAAATTTCTCCAGTTTTACTCTTGGGTTTAAAATTtgtgattaaattttaaaacatttcagactAACTCATTCCTCAagtaaccatttttttaaattgaagtaataATTTACCTACAGAGAAATACACGAATTTAAGTATACAGTTTGTTGAGTTTTGGCAAACTCATGCAACCACCACcccaatcaagatacagaacatttctctctcactccagaaagttccatCATGTTCTCTCGTAGTCAGTTTTCTCCCTTTATAATAGGCTGTCACTATTGTGATAATCATAggttaattttgcttatttttgatcttgatgtaaatggaatcatatagtatgtccCCATGTCAGGCTTGTGTCACTCTACTTAATGTTTcttagattcatccatgttgtgtgtaGTAAGTAGTTCACGTGACCATTATCttggtttctttaatttcttatgCAGCGTATCTAATTGCCAGAGACCATGATGATGGCACATTCAAGCTTATACATTGAAATGCACCCCCATAGAAGGAGCATAGTAAAGGTTCTTGTGACATATATTTTACAGCAagcaatattttctctttgctaaTTTTCCTGCCTATTATCTATCAGGTACTATAGATAGGCTAACAGTAGTTTGCATTTAACTTGTCTGCTTTAAGGCAGAGAGTGTTAGAAAGCAAATGAAactaaaagaggaaaagggggtTCGTCgtgctctattttatttctagggAATAGAGCAATCAGAGCAATGGGGACAGGAGGAGTGGGGTCACTTCTCTGCCACACAGATGTCATTCCCCACTGATTTAAATTGAAAAGTCGTTATCTCTGAGCAGAAACAAATGTGATGCATAACTTCTTATAAGACTAAATGATTTTTGCAGGTACTTTATTTCTTTACACCAAATTTAGGTGAAGAAGTAGTCTTGCCTCAGATAGAAAGTAAATGTAATTGCTCATTAATTTGGGGGCATCCTTTCTGCATCTCTTACAGTTGTGTTTGAGAACTTGTTTGATGTGGAGAAGCActaataaagaatgaaatggagTGGTACTTAAGATGTTTCCCTTATTTTTGTAGAGAAATTTTCCAGGGTCCTGGTGGAGCAGCAGCAGGACCGAGCCCGGAGAGAGCAAGAAAGGATTCGTCTCTTTTCTGCTGACCCTTTTGATCTTGAAGCTCAGGCAAAAATAGAAGAAGATATAAGGTAATGGCACCTTCACCTCAAGAGTAAGAGAGTCCAGATCTCCCAGACTACAGGGTTCAGTTATTAGTTAGGCATCTGCTTTGAAGTACATTCCTTATTTTGCATTTGAGATAATAACTTCAGTCTTTTCggttattttctcttcctcctattTCGATGCAACATTGCAAAGGTACCAGGTACCTAACTTAGTGACTTCCTCGTCTAAAATCTTAATAAAGACTCCCTGATTAGCCCACAGTTCATCATTAAAGCAGCCCAGGCAGATGACCTCAGGACTGAGCAGAAGCCCCCAATTTGGTGAGGCTGCTAGGCTGGCTACACAGGCTGGTTGGAATCCCTTTCCTTACACATAACGTGGGAGCCCTGATAAAATCCAGGGCTAGAACTTGATTGgatcaggagagagagagagagaggcctctGTATAAATGCAACCTTCTAGTCCTGAGTCTTTCCTTGCGCAGTTCTTGGATAAACTGACTGTCGGACGCATTTCCAGCTCCAGGTTTTGAATGCTGTGGTTCTCACCTGAGGCTGCAGTCATGTCAcatgaaaagcttttaaaaacgCAGATGCCTGGGCTCTACTCCCAAATGTGAGGAATCAGAGTCTGAGGGGTGGGGCCTCAGCAGCACCATGATCCTCATGCCTCCCGTGGTCACATCTCTGGTCACAAGCAAGACGCCGTTCAGTCAGTGCCTTTGAATAAAAGAACAGCTGCTTTTCCCCCCCAGGATTCACTTTTTGTTGCTAGTTGTGAAGGCCTTAGTGTAACTAAGAAGAATATAATTAACGATCCTACATTTAGGGGCTTTGTCGTCATGTTTGGTCACTAGATGAAGTCTGAGTTTGTCACTACATTATACTGTCAACTTGGAAGTCACATAAtggttttcttatttctctgacGACATTTGAAATCAAAGAAACGTACATTGTCCTCCAGAATCACTTGACAGCCCTAAGCCGTTCACCTgtgtttttgttgattttgtgtcCCCATTAATTGTACCAGAACTAATGAACATCTTTGAGAAACATCTCACTAGTTAAATCTATCCAGAGAAATAGGAAGATATTTGTGTTCTCTGAACTAGACCGCATTGCAGCTAGAAGGGAACCTGACATAATTCTCAAGAATAATTGCATTCaacccaggaagcaggagggtgGGAGGCAGTGTGGGAGGTCTCGTGGCCAAACCATGGCACTTAGCTATtggaagagaaaaagtgaaatgagGCATATCCATATGCTTTATGTTTCTTTCCAGGGGTGAGGTAAAGGAAACGGGGTAACACATACATTCTTCTAAAGGAGAAAACCTTGTGCCTGTAAAGAGACTCTATACAGAGCCCAGAATAACCAAAGTAACTAGTATTATCTCAGAAGATTTTTTGCTGCGGCTTACCTTGGTTGGAGTCAGTGCAAGGTCAGGAGTGTGCAACTAATTTTAggttatttctaaataatatggcACAGGAGAAAAACTGTGTAATTATATCAAATGCctattaaagttttatttggtATGCTACACCAGCAATTACACAGGGTGTATGTACACCGAGGTGTAATAGCTTGCATATTTGCCTGTCTGAATTAAATGAGTGTGCCTTAGACTTTCTGagaagtttaatattttattacagaatGGCCAATGAAACCATCAATTCAATTGGGCTAGAGTATTACTACTAAAAGGATAGGCACTACAGTTTAGGGCAGGGGTCAGCCAACCTTTTCTGTTAAGGACTAggtagtaaacattttaggctgtGCAGGCCATACTGTCTCTGTCGCTGGTGCCCGGCTCTGGCAGCGCAGTACGAAGCAGCCGTAGGTAATACCTGTATGTAAATGAACGGTGTGGCCGTGTTCCCACAGACAGACTGGGGGCTGTAGTTTGCCAGACCCTGGTTTACAATGTAATTTACCTAAACCTTGGACCCTGTTCTGTTAGGTCTCAGCCTTCAGGTAAGTGGCCCAGCCACTGCCCAGCGTCTGTTAATGTTGATAGTTtttggttatgtttttaaaaggaggttGGGGATGAAGACATGAGATATTGGAGTAAGCTGGAACTCCTTTTATATGCTTTTCTCATATGGTAATTAGAATAGgttcaatttctaaaaaaatgatTTGATGGACCAGGTGAACTGTGATACAAATGTGTGTCATTTTCTAACTGGTCACTAAGCAGGTAGATGGATATTTTCTGAGCATTTTTTGAACATCTGCTCTTATGTTGGCATTGTATAATGGATGCTTTATACCTCTCAGCAATCCTGTAATAggaattatcctcattttacagattagaaaactcaGTCTGGAGATTAAGCAGCAGGTACAATACACGCAGTTGAAACATCTGTGtattatatttgcaaacaatttttAATGCATTGGACAGAGGAAAAGTACCCAGATACCTAAAAACCCTCAGTTAAAATTGGAGCATTCATGAAATTCTAACGTTCTATGGGATAAAAAGGGTTGTGACCCTTACTGTCCAGAAGTTTATTTTCCTGAGTTTCTGAGTTTGTAAAGAGAACAAATGCAGTTGTTTTACAAGAGGGTAATATGTATGCTTTTTGATTTTCTGCTAATTGTACATCTATTCTCACTGCCTCCTCCTGAATCACATATTGGAGGAGAGGGCACCGATTTCCATTTCTAGGACTCAGCTGCAAATTGGggcaaaagatacatacaaatcTGTTTTTAATATGTGACTTTGAAACAGATTTCCCTTCATGGAAATAATGCTTTTAGTGTACCTGGTTTTGGTTTGTTACAGGCAACAGAACATTGAGGAAAACATGACAATCGCTATGGAAGAGGCTCCGGAAAGTTTCGGCCAAGTAGTGATGCTTTATATTAACTGCAAAGTGAATGGACATCCTGTGAAAGCCTTTGTTGACTCAGGTGACATCTCcgtcttttgtgtttttgtctctCCATCCACCCTTCTGACCTGATACAGGGAGAAGGGGAGACTCCGGTGTTCGTTAAAGATGGCAGTAGTCCTTTGGACTGCTAATCAGTAAGCCTGGGGGTTACTATTTCACTTGccagtctttttttgtttgtgataggtttgtttctttaataatttcttaacCAGTTTTGTGTTTTGTGGTATCTGGTTTATATCTTCCTACCTCCCCTTATTTGGCACCCTGGGTTTCTGGGAGAGTCAGTGGGTTTAGAGTAAAGAGTATAAGAAGGAGCTGCGTAGAGTGAAGGTCAAACAGTTATTCGCCCCTGGTCTGTGTGCATCACTCTGCCAGGAGCTATGAGAAGTGTAGGCTGAAGGGGCATGGTTCTTGCTCTTAAAGGACTTAACAGGTCAGGAGGCAGAGAGTTTCGCACCTGAGAGTTCAGGTAATCCCTGTACTAACTGGCACCATATCTCTCAGTAACAACTGTTTGCTTTTTAGTAAGACCCCACACAGGGCAGCACCAGGTGGGTGTGACAGTGGTCTCGTGTGTCTTGATTCTGGGTCTCACGCAAGGCTGTGAGATAGGATGAGTTCCTAAAATATAAAAGCTCCTGCTTGAGTGCATTTTCCTCCATTTGTTCATCCACAAGTACTTGAGCACATGCTAGGTTTCAGTCATCGTTAAGAAATTGTGTCTTGAGATGTGTATATTCTTAGGAGAAGTAAGCTGCTgattattcagttttaaaaatgtctgttgagTGCTGTGTGCAGGGCCTTGTGCTGAGTGTGTGAAGGTAAGACTGACTAACTGATGCTTCTCAGGGCCCCTATGAGTGAGAGAGACAAGTGCATAAGAGACCCTAGTATAACACTCAGCGTTTATTGAAcccctgctatgtgccaagcaccatgCAAATTCATGCTAAATTAACTAAGGTGCTTAATATTATATCATCTTACTCAGTTTTATTCAATCCTCAGAATATCACTGTGAGCTATGTTCTATCGTTATCCCTATTTTATCGATGAGGAAACTCAGACAGAGAGCGGTGAAGTCTCTCTCCTGGGCACACACAGTTCACGAGTAGTAGACTTTGGATTCAGCCCCTGAGTTGCTCGATTCCAGAACTCTTAACCACTGTTCAACAATCAGGTACATGTTGGATTCACATAGAGAGCACATTTTTACGCTGACGGGGCGCTCAGGGTGCCTTCAAAAGGGCATTTGCACTGAGCTTCTCCACGGGCAGAGGACTGGGGTTTCAGGCTGAGGCTTGAGAAAAGGCGGGAGAGCAGTGCAGAGGACCCTTCTCATCCTGTGCTTGCTTCCTTTATATCAGTAACTAGCTTGCGTGGAGtagagtggggagggaggaagagaaaaggagatggCCTTCCCAAACTCCCTTTTCCTTCATCATTGCTGGGCCTTCTTCAGTCTAACCTTCCCCAATGGCAAGAGCTTTCAGTGTCCACAAAGTGGAAGTTGCCTAATGAGTAACGTGAACAAGAAATGTTGGAATTGAATTTGAGGGGAGATCACTGGGAAAGGACAGTGagttggggaggaggtggggcttgAGCTGGGCCTTAAAGCATAAGTGGAATTCAGAGAAAGTgacagcagggaagggagggctCTACAGCAGGGTCCAAGTGAGTAAGTGGCAAAGGGAACAAACTCCCCCTCGTAAAGGAGAGGGTTTAGATTAGAGCATTTGGAATATAaggctgttgtctgtgtctgttcGGGTTGCTGTAACACAACACCATAAAcggggtggcttataaacaacacagatttagtctcatagttctggaggctggaaagtccaggATCAAGACGCTGGAAGATTCGTGTCTGATGATGGCCCGATTCCTAGTTCTTAGATGGCAGTCTTCTCTAGGCCCTCACAcggtggaaggggtgagggagctctctggggtctcctcTAGAGGCACCAGTCCCCTGCgtgagggctccactctcatgccCTAGTCGCCTCCCAGAAGGCCCTACCTCCTAACATCACGTTGGGGATTAGGTTTTCACATCAATTTTGGAAGGATACAAACATTTGGGCTATAGCAGCTGGAAATAGTTGGGCTAGGAGGAGGTGGGATCAGAAGCTGTGTCGATGTGATTTGAAGCTGATCTTACAAAGAGGAGGTAGGAGCCATTGAGTATGTGCGCAAATGAATGAGTGCTCCGAAGAAGGTGATACTTTATGAAGACAGTGACAGATCTGGAGAATTCTGTACCTTAGGGTCAGAACAATTTCCTTGCTTTAAATTATACATCTGCAGAGTGGTTTGGAAACCGGAGAAATTACCCACTAGCAAGGGGGATAGAATATGAGTTAGGCCGATTGCTGTGGTTAGAAGAAGGAGGGTCAGAAATAGCAGAAATTGCATAGAAGTTACTAACAGGATTGGAACAGTTTGAGAGTGGGAGGAGGCTAAAAGAAGAGGACTCAAGTGAACAATGCCTAAGTTTTATGATTGCAGGAAAATAATTCCATTGGCAAGGAGAGAAATCCAAAGTGAGGATTATTTGAGGAGAAAGTTTTATAGCTGTTGGCTTTAAGATAGAAATGTCCAACACACAGGAATGTAGAACTAGAGTCCATGAGAGAGATTAGCGCTGTAGGTAAAGATTAGAGAAGTGTGTCTTCCACACAGGCCAACTCCAGTGGGGGTGAGTACACGTCactaggagagagaagaccctCATTGCCCGTTTCCTGAGAGGGAAGAGGGTCTGGTTGTTGGAGCAGGGAATGGGGAATTCAGTTCCAGTTTTTTGAGAGACTGtatgatgtgtttttaaaaaattagagcatcccaaagtttgaaataaaaatagcttaatGTGATGTTTAGAGATACTCAGTGAAAATGGATCTGAATGTAAAGTAGTGCTTACTTGAGCATTTCCATCTGTAGACAGTTTGAGTTTTTGGAAGTCCTTTCCAGGTAGTTTTGCTTCCTATTGGTCAAGTTTTTCAATATCAtttaattattacatttaaacagaaaatattctTTCCCTCAATGTCAGGTTTCTACACTTTCAGATTTCAGTGTGGAACTGAAAATTGAACTAATTGTGGCAGGAAACCTGCTAGGTAGGGATAATGTCACACAGACAAAAGCCTGGGGTTAGACTTGCTTTCTGCCCTGTTCTTAGTGCTGCATTTTTAATCTTATCACAAATGTGGATTTTGTGTTTGTCATCTGATGTTTTCCTCCACCTCTAGGTGCCCAGATGACTATTATGAGCCAAGCGTGTGCAGAAAGGTGTAATATAATGAGACTGGTGGATCGTCGGTGGGCAGGGATCGCCAAAGGAGTGGGCACCCAGAAGATTATTGGAAGGGTACATCTAGGTGAGCAAAAGGCGCTGGGAGTCTTCATAGGGTAGCAGttaaacagttttcttttgggCAGGTACATCTAATCCACAAAGCCTAAGCCCTAGAAATTTTAAACCCTATGTTAGAGTAACACATTTGTGCATGTTTCAGCAGGTTACAAAAAAATCAGTCTTTTCTGTACTTCTGTTTCCTGCTCCTTGCAGATAATCCCTTTCAACGGTTTCAGCTGATTTCTTTTGGTGCTTacctccata
The Rhinolophus ferrumequinum isolate MPI-CBG mRhiFer1 chromosome 9, mRhiFer1_v1.p, whole genome shotgun sequence genome window above contains:
- the LOC117027690 gene encoding protein DDI1 homolog 2 isoform X6; translation: MLLTVYCVRRDLSEVTFSLQVDADFELHNFRALCELESGIPAAESQIVYAERPLTDNHRSLASYGLKDGDVVILRQKENADPRPPVHFPNLPRIDFRSIAVPGTSGSRQRQPPGAQQSHSSPGDIASSPQGLDNPALLRDMLLANPHELSLLKERNPPLADALLSGDLEKFSRVLVEQQQDRARREQERIRLFSADPFDLEAQAKIEEDIRQQNIEENMTIAMEEAPESFGQVVMLYINCKVNGHPVKAFVDSGAQMTIMSQACAERCNIMRLVDRRWAGIAKGVGTQKIIGRVHLAQVQIEGDFLACSFSILEEQPMDMLLGLDMLKRHQARRPPSFPRESYQSVPGWHMGPAEKTCGQRRLQTKN
- the LOC117027690 gene encoding protein DDI1 homolog 2 isoform X4, whose amino-acid sequence is MLLTVYCVRRDLSEVTFSLQVDADFELHNFRALCELESGIPAAESQIVYAERPLTDNHRSLASYGLKDGDVVILRQKENADPRPPVHFPNLPRIDFRSIAVPGTSGSRQRQPPGAQQSHSSPGDIASSPQGLDNPALLRDMLLANPHELSLLKERNPPLADALLSGDLEKFSRVLVEQQQDRARREQERIRLFSADPFDLEAQAKIEEDIRQQNIEENMTIAMEEAPESFGQVVMLYINCKVNGHPVKAFVDSGAQMTIMSQACAERCNIMRLVDRRWAGIAKGVGTQKIIGRVHLAQVQIEGDFLACSFSILEEQPMDMLLGLDMLKRHQCSIDLKKNVLVIGTTGSQTTFLPEGELPECARLAYGAGREDVRPEEIADQELAEALQKSVQDAGTCNVQTLE
- the LOC117027690 gene encoding protein DDI1 homolog 2 isoform X5, giving the protein MLLTVYCVRRDLSEVTFSLQVDADFELHNFRALCELESGIPAAESQIVYAERPLTDNHRSLASYGLKDGDVVILRQKENADPRPPVHFPNLPRIDFRSIAVPGTSGSRQRQPPGAQQSHSSPGDIASSPQGLDNPALLRDMLLANPHELSLLKERNPPLADALLSGDLEKFSRVLVEQQQDRARREQERIRLFSADPFDLEAQAKIEEDIRQQNIEENMTIAMEEAPESFGQVVMLYINCKVNGHPVKAFVDSGAQMTIMSQACAERCNIMRLVDRRWAGIAKGVGTQKIIGRVHLAQVQIEGDFLACSFSILEEQPMDMLLGLDMLKRHQCSIDLKKNVLVIGTTGSQTTFLPEGELPECARLAYGAGREDVRPEEIADQELAEALQKSVQDAERQKP